The Bacillus solimangrovi nucleotide sequence TATAAGCTGTTAACGTTTGAATTGATTCTGTTACATCTAATGTCATCTTAGGACTTGCACCACCAGCAACAGTAACAATCATTGTTTCCCCAATAGCACGTGATACAGCAAGTACAAATGAAGCAATTACCCCAGATAACGCAGCAGGTAAAACAACTTTTACCGCTGTTTCAAATCGAGTAGCCCCTAACCCATATGCTCCTTCACGAATTGCATTTGGTACAGAACTCATTGCATCCTCTGATAATGATGCAACCATCGGGATAATCATAACTCCAACAACAATACCTGGACTTAAAGCATTATAGATAGATAGATCAGGAATGATTTGTTTTAATAACGGCGTTACAAATGTCAAAGCAAAATATCCATAAACAATCGTCGGAACTCCAGCAAGTACTTCTAAGATCGGTTTGATCGTTCGACGTGTCTTATCGGTAGCATATTCACTCAAGAAAATGGCTGAACCTAATCCAACTGGAATCGCTACAATCATCGCAATTACTGTCACTAATAAAGTTCCACTAATTAAAGGTAAAATCCCATAATCCGGATCATTCTCGTAAAAAGGATACCATTCAGTACTTGTTAAAAATTCAACAATTGATACACTATTAAAAAATGTAAATGTTTCAAATAGTAATGTGAAAATAATTCCAATAGTTGTTAATATCGAAATACTAGCACAAGCAAAAAGAAATACAGGGACTGCTTTCTCTATAAAATTCGCACCTGAACGTTTTGCTTTCTTTTCTTCTATCAACCTATTAACAGAAAAGTCTTCTGCAACCTCCTGCTTTTGCTTTGGCAATACCATTTTGAAAACCCCTTTCAAAATTCACATAACGAAGTGAGAAGCATAAGTATACTTCC carries:
- the pstC gene encoding phosphate ABC transporter permease subunit PstC — protein: MVLPKQKQEVAEDFSVNRLIEEKKAKRSGANFIEKAVPVFLFACASISILTTIGIIFTLLFETFTFFNSVSIVEFLTSTEWYPFYENDPDYGILPLISGTLLVTVIAMIVAIPVGLGSAIFLSEYATDKTRRTIKPILEVLAGVPTIVYGYFALTFVTPLLKQIIPDLSIYNALSPGIVVGVMIIPMVASLSEDAMSSVPNAIREGAYGLGATRFETAVKVVLPAALSGVIASFVLAVSRAIGETMIVTVAGGASPKMTLDVTESIQTLTAYIVQVSLGDAGYGTTIYYSIYAVGMTLFVFTLVMNMLAQYISRRFREEY